A stretch of the Streptococcus suis genome encodes the following:
- a CDS encoding DUF1146 domain-containing protein has protein sequence MIQSILQFISHLLFIYISYHLLITTVDWARWLKVTGDNQPKINMLILFIAIALGYLVSTFFLELLLIGRSFATMS, from the coding sequence ATGATACAATCAATTTTGCAATTTATAAGTCATCTACTCTTTATCTATATAAGTTATCATCTATTGATAACGACAGTAGATTGGGCACGATGGTTAAAAGTAACGGGAGATAATCAGCCAAAAATCAACATGCTGATATTATTTATTGCTATTGCATTAGGTTATTTAGTCTCAACTTTCTTTTTAGAGTTGTTACTAATTGGACGTTCTTTTGCAACTATGTCTTAA
- the ugpC gene encoding sn-glycerol-3-phosphate ABC transporter ATP-binding protein UgpC produces MAKIELRNIVKAYDNHIAVHNFNLEIADKEFIIIVGPSGCGKSTSLRMIAGLEDITSGELLVDGETINHISPSDRDIAMVFQNYALYPHMTVAQNIGYSLKIKGLKKQKIKEKVAEIADVLSLTPYLNRKPSQLSGGQKQRVAMGRAMVRQPKLFLMDEPLSNLDAKLRGQMRVEIANLYQQLDSTFIYVTHDQTEAMTLGTRIVVMKDGVIQQVDTPQNLYHNPANLFVAGFIGTPPMNFIEGSLLETDQGLAVEVGQMLLLLPSDKETVVVNSGMAGNQVIVGIRPNNIVISRDLTISKAVEGRVEVYEMFGDDAFLHIHLAAIDTQIVVKTDSLEPFSIGEQVSVRILENHLHLFDKETGIAIVN; encoded by the coding sequence GTGGCAAAAATAGAATTAAGAAATATCGTCAAGGCCTATGACAACCATATAGCTGTCCATAATTTTAACTTGGAGATAGCTGATAAAGAATTTATCATTATTGTGGGTCCTTCTGGTTGCGGGAAATCAACGTCTTTACGGATGATTGCTGGTTTAGAAGATATTACCTCGGGAGAACTGCTGGTGGATGGGGAAACCATCAACCATATCAGTCCAAGTGACCGAGATATAGCGATGGTTTTTCAAAATTATGCCTTATATCCGCATATGACAGTCGCCCAAAATATTGGCTATAGTCTCAAAATCAAGGGACTTAAGAAGCAAAAAATCAAGGAAAAGGTAGCAGAAATTGCAGATGTATTAAGTTTAACACCGTACCTAAATAGAAAACCATCTCAATTATCGGGTGGACAAAAGCAGCGGGTGGCCATGGGCAGAGCAATGGTTCGACAGCCTAAACTATTTCTAATGGATGAGCCATTATCAAATTTGGATGCAAAGCTACGAGGCCAGATGAGAGTGGAGATTGCCAACCTTTATCAGCAACTAGACTCTACATTTATTTATGTAACACATGACCAGACGGAAGCTATGACATTAGGAACTAGGATTGTAGTGATGAAGGACGGTGTGATTCAACAGGTTGACACTCCTCAGAATCTCTATCACAATCCAGCAAATTTGTTTGTCGCAGGGTTCATTGGTACCCCTCCGATGAATTTCATTGAAGGGAGCTTGTTAGAAACAGATCAAGGATTGGCAGTTGAGGTTGGTCAAATGCTGCTCTTGTTACCTAGCGATAAGGAAACAGTGGTAGTCAATAGCGGAATGGCAGGAAATCAAGTAATCGTAGGAATTCGTCCGAATAATATTGTTATATCCAGAGATTTAACAATTTCTAAGGCAGTAGAAGGCAGGGTGGAAGTTTATGAAATGTTTGGAGATGATGCCTTCTTGCATATTCATCTTGCAGCTATAGATACTCAGATTGTTGTAAAAACGGACTCCTTGGAGCCATTTTCTATTGGAGAACAAGTGAGTGTAAGAATACTGGAAAACCATCTCCATCTATTTGATAAGGAAACGGGGATAGCGATTGTAAATTGA
- a CDS encoding HAD family hydrolase: MIKGILFDKDGTIIDFFKVWQPAVRPVLINLLSFLDLPPTMDNILPLEEAIGIKNDVLDPEGALAWKPYEQIAADLAVILEKERPNLEIGVLQMLLERSFSEHFQTITDYPVFTDMSVLFEELRKRKIKIGIVTTDNSDATQDCLSSLAIEKYVSYCATADSGHPIKPSERLFRDVLREWQLTCEEVAVVGDTPNDMRFALNGGGVPIGVLSGVGTYKSLSHYTDTIIPSLAELLEFIDRRNEEI, encoded by the coding sequence ATGATTAAAGGGATATTATTTGATAAAGATGGCACTATAATTGATTTTTTCAAGGTCTGGCAACCAGCAGTTAGGCCTGTTCTGATAAATCTATTATCCTTCCTTGATCTTCCACCTACAATGGATAACATACTTCCTTTGGAGGAGGCTATTGGTATCAAAAATGATGTACTTGATCCGGAAGGGGCCTTGGCTTGGAAACCTTATGAACAGATTGCTGCCGATTTAGCAGTTATACTTGAAAAAGAGCGACCTAATCTGGAGATTGGGGTATTGCAGATGTTGCTAGAACGGTCTTTTTCAGAACATTTCCAGACCATCACAGACTACCCTGTGTTTACCGATATGTCTGTATTGTTTGAAGAATTAAGAAAAAGGAAAATCAAAATCGGTATAGTTACGACAGATAACTCGGATGCTACACAGGATTGTTTATCAAGCCTTGCGATTGAGAAGTATGTCAGTTATTGTGCAACAGCAGATAGTGGTCACCCTATCAAACCGAGTGAGCGTCTGTTTCGAGATGTACTGAGGGAGTGGCAACTAACTTGTGAAGAAGTTGCAGTGGTAGGTGATACGCCAAATGATATGCGTTTTGCATTGAATGGTGGTGGAGTACCGATTGGAGTGTTAAGCGGGGTAGGAACGTATAAGTCGCTCAGTCACTATACAGATACGATTATTCCATCTTTAGCTGAGTTGTTAGAGTTTATTGATAGAAGAAATGAGGAAATATAG
- a CDS encoding extracellular solute-binding protein produces the protein MKKKIASILLMTTVASSVLSACGTNSSTNSQSSAGSEAGNKVEVEFWYAGGKTAVTVVQEIIDEYNASQDTYYVKAVTQADYGETYEKLQAGIAGNAAPDMVLISPSAGRTLNESGLLADLNAYLTEDVTVKEEDYLEVFAEQGVSESGARFGLPAYGTTQVLYYNISAFEKANIDPNSIATWQDLATAAKAIKATGEFTYGWEPMWGPYNLIDASLSNGAKMFSEDGKTVTINSEEWVSVWESFRTWIHDDEIMAVNSGGQGWEYWYNTIDDVLDNTAGGYTGSSGDQADLDFNIVQAMEQPAWDEDSTSAPAADALLFSVVERSSEQEKAGAFEFIQFFTNIENQIQWTKEVGYVAVNKGIATNEKYLSYVKEHPQALVPFTQASHGSVLPIDPTGGAIYDALTVAADQVELENIPAQKALDKAQKIAQQVLVKALNE, from the coding sequence ATGAAAAAGAAAATTGCGTCCATATTATTAATGACAACTGTTGCTTCATCTGTTTTGTCCGCATGTGGGACAAATTCCTCTACCAACTCGCAGTCTTCTGCTGGTTCAGAAGCGGGGAATAAGGTTGAGGTTGAGTTCTGGTATGCTGGTGGTAAAACAGCTGTTACTGTTGTTCAAGAGATTATTGATGAGTACAATGCGTCACAAGATACCTATTATGTAAAAGCTGTAACCCAGGCAGATTATGGGGAAACTTACGAAAAATTGCAGGCTGGAATTGCTGGTAATGCTGCACCAGATATGGTGTTAATCTCTCCAAGTGCTGGACGGACATTGAATGAAAGTGGGCTTCTGGCTGATTTGAATGCCTATCTGACAGAAGATGTGACTGTTAAGGAAGAGGATTATCTGGAAGTCTTTGCAGAACAGGGAGTGTCGGAGTCGGGTGCTCGCTTCGGTCTGCCTGCTTATGGAACAACTCAGGTTTTATATTATAATATTTCAGCATTTGAAAAGGCAAATATTGATCCAAACTCGATTGCTACATGGCAAGATTTGGCAACAGCAGCTAAGGCCATTAAGGCCACGGGAGAATTTACATATGGCTGGGAGCCGATGTGGGGACCGTACAACTTGATTGATGCTTCCCTAAGTAATGGAGCGAAGATGTTCAGTGAAGACGGTAAAACAGTAACGATTAACTCTGAAGAATGGGTTAGCGTCTGGGAATCGTTTAGAACTTGGATTCATGATGATGAAATTATGGCTGTCAATTCAGGTGGTCAAGGTTGGGAGTACTGGTACAATACCATTGATGATGTATTGGATAATACTGCTGGTGGTTATACGGGTTCATCTGGTGATCAGGCTGATTTGGATTTTAATATTGTCCAGGCGATGGAGCAACCAGCATGGGATGAGGATTCGACATCCGCACCAGCTGCAGATGCCTTGTTATTTAGTGTAGTAGAAAGATCCTCCGAACAGGAAAAAGCAGGAGCATTTGAATTTATTCAATTTTTCACAAATATTGAAAATCAAATCCAATGGACTAAGGAAGTGGGTTATGTAGCAGTAAACAAGGGCATTGCTACAAATGAAAAGTATCTTTCGTATGTTAAGGAACATCCTCAAGCACTGGTTCCATTTACACAGGCGAGTCACGGTTCTGTGCTTCCAATCGATCCGACTGGTGGAGCAATTTATGATGCCTTGACTGTTGCTGCAGATCAAGTCGAATTAGAAAATATCCCAGCACAAAAAGCCTTGGACAAAGCTCAAAAAATAGCTCAACAGGTGTTGGTTAAGGCATTGAATGAATAA